From the genome of Mycoplasma putrefaciens KS1, one region includes:
- the prfA gene encoding peptide chain release factor 1 has protein sequence MNPKTYEALETMQKRLIQIEQDLQKEEVLKDIKKFTELNKERANLEEVVQKFVEYKTAKQQIQDAKKILENEKDPELIELAKLELEENTLKLDPLIKVIEELLLPKDPNDDKNVIVEIRGAAGGDEANIFAGDLLRMYKLYAEEQGWKISIMEASVGEAGGYSQVVFMIKGDRVYSKLKFESGAHRVQRVPKTEAKGRIQTSTATVAVLPEMSEVEVDIKPSDLRIDTYRSSGAGGQHVNTTDSAVRITHIPTGIVAASQDGRSQHDNKDVAMTMLRAKIYEAELEKQQAEADANRKSAVGTGARSEKIRTYNYPQNRVTDHRVGLTLNKLDQVMQGNIDEFIIALINEEQRQKVAKQLENNND, from the coding sequence ATGAATCCAAAAACGTATGAAGCGTTAGAAACCATGCAAAAACGATTGATTCAAATTGAACAAGACCTGCAAAAAGAAGAAGTTTTAAAAGATATTAAAAAGTTTACTGAATTAAATAAAGAAAGAGCTAATTTAGAAGAAGTTGTTCAAAAATTTGTTGAATATAAAACAGCAAAACAACAGATTCAAGACGCTAAAAAAATTTTAGAAAACGAAAAAGACCCAGAATTAATTGAATTAGCTAAATTGGAACTTGAAGAAAATACCTTAAAACTTGACCCATTAATTAAAGTAATTGAAGAACTATTATTACCAAAAGATCCTAATGATGATAAGAACGTTATTGTAGAAATCAGGGGAGCTGCAGGTGGTGATGAAGCTAATATTTTTGCTGGTGATCTATTAAGAATGTACAAACTTTATGCTGAAGAGCAAGGTTGGAAAATTAGTATCATGGAAGCATCGGTAGGTGAAGCTGGTGGATATAGTCAAGTTGTTTTTATGATTAAAGGCGACAGAGTTTATTCAAAATTAAAATTTGAATCAGGTGCTCATCGAGTTCAACGTGTTCCAAAAACTGAAGCAAAGGGTAGAATTCAAACATCAACTGCTACGGTTGCAGTTTTACCTGAAATGAGTGAAGTTGAAGTAGATATTAAACCTTCAGATTTAAGAATTGATACTTATCGTTCATCTGGGGCTGGAGGACAACACGTTAATACTACTGATTCGGCAGTCAGAATTACTCACATTCCAACAGGAATAGTTGCAGCTAGCCAAGATGGTAGAAGTCAGCATGACAATAAAGATGTTGCTATGACTATGCTGAGAGCTAAAATTTATGAAGCAGAATTAGAAAAACAACAAGCAGAAGCTGATGCTAATAGAAAAAGTGCTGTTGGTACTGGAGCAAGATCAGAAAAAATTAGAACTTATAACTACCCTCAAAATCGGGTGACTGATCACCGAGTTGGCTTAACTTTGAACAAATTAGATCAAGTTATGCAAGGAAACATTGATGAGTTTATCATTGCATTGATAAATGAAGAGCAACGACAAAAAGTTGCTAAACAATTAGAAAACAATAATGATTAG
- the cls gene encoding cardiolipin synthase, with the protein MKKPLITTFSLIFMFGLAIAVLVLTGIYLTSWNIIVFIIFHAISCIWALVVITHKKRRFETRIRWFCFIVFVPVFGIISYIFFGRPYKYKTTTNYLMPEFKQTQSKKELKEIEEILNTKIPQYKRTFKTAQSQDKLNLHINSDVEFLDNGNKLFSRLFKDIQNAKKYILLNFYIIKEGKLLDDLTKLLIKKMKQNVRVYIIYDFVGSYDLFSQSRKKLIKNGANIVSYAKLHFPFIKWTANYRNHRKDVSIDGKIGYVGGINIGDEYINLSKKFGYWNDAHLRIVGSAVQSIEKIFVSDYDFYKNNKAASILELEKNIGKPHPLKNEKKSLVQIVSSGPNHNEPIHLSTFTNLINSAQSRIWISTPYFIPPQEIISALISAANTGIDVRILIPGLSDKAFILDETKQWTRELYKAGVKIYSMNNIFNHAKVYLFDNEISFVGSTNLDFRALFADQQTMVLTYSKKLNKQISKKFELDFKQSFEFNFIPNAEISWIRRFFVRVLNIIQPLL; encoded by the coding sequence ATGAAAAAACCATTAATAACAACTTTTTCATTAATCTTTATGTTTGGATTAGCAATCGCAGTTTTAGTATTAACCGGGATTTATTTAACATCTTGAAACATAATTGTTTTTATAATTTTTCATGCTATTTCTTGTATCTGAGCTTTGGTTGTTATTACTCATAAAAAAAGAAGGTTTGAAACTAGAATTAGATGATTTTGTTTTATAGTTTTTGTACCAGTTTTTGGAATTATTTCTTATATTTTTTTTGGTAGACCATATAAGTATAAAACTACTACAAATTATTTGATGCCCGAATTTAAACAAACTCAATCAAAAAAAGAATTAAAAGAAATTGAAGAAATTTTAAACACAAAAATACCTCAATATAAACGCACATTTAAAACAGCTCAAAGCCAAGATAAACTAAACTTACATATTAATAGTGATGTTGAATTTTTAGATAATGGTAATAAATTATTTTCAAGACTTTTTAAAGATATACAAAATGCCAAAAAGTACATTTTACTAAACTTTTATATTATTAAGGAAGGTAAGTTGTTAGATGATTTAACTAAGTTACTAATTAAAAAAATGAAACAAAATGTTAGAGTTTATATTATTTATGATTTTGTTGGTTCTTATGATCTTTTTTCTCAGTCTAGAAAAAAATTAATTAAAAATGGAGCAAACATTGTTAGTTATGCTAAATTACACTTTCCATTTATAAAATGAACAGCTAACTATCGAAACCATAGAAAAGATGTTTCGATAGATGGAAAGATTGGATATGTTGGTGGAATTAACATTGGTGATGAATACATTAATTTAAGTAAGAAGTTTGGATATTGAAATGATGCACATCTAAGAATAGTTGGTAGTGCTGTGCAATCAATTGAAAAGATATTTGTAAGCGATTATGATTTTTATAAAAATAATAAAGCTGCCAGTATTTTAGAATTAGAAAAAAATATTGGAAAACCTCATCCACTTAAAAATGAAAAGAAATCATTAGTTCAAATAGTTTCATCAGGACCTAATCACAATGAACCAATTCACCTTTCTACTTTTACTAATTTAATTAACTCTGCTCAAAGTAGAATTTGAATTTCAACTCCTTATTTTATCCCACCCCAAGAAATTATAAGTGCGCTAATTTCAGCTGCTAACACTGGAATTGATGTAAGAATTCTAATTCCTGGATTAAGTGATAAAGCATTCATTTTAGATGAAACAAAACAATGAACAAGAGAATTATATAAAGCTGGAGTTAAAATTTATTCAATGAATAATATTTTTAATCATGCTAAAGTTTATTTATTTGATAATGAAATTTCATTTGTGGGTTCAACTAATCTAGACTTTAGAGCTTTGTTTGCCGACCAACAAACTATGGTATTAACTTACTCAAAAAAATTAAATAAACAAATTAGTAAAAAATTTGAATTAGATTTTAAACAGAGTTTTGAATTTAACTTTATACCTAA
- a CDS encoding DHH family phosphoesterase, with protein MLDIKKSEILIEKIKQYNKIIIAKHKLPDWDAQGSAMGLAYIIEKNFDNKTIYVVGDRLNDDTDFLANQISDQFVSDSLLITVDTAVKSRVDFDRFDLAKETFKIDHHINVEDYADNDLILDSSIANTMVISLWAMQMNLIIPKKAAHNLYLGLLTDSGRFLYDKTDTKTFMVASKLLEFGADLKKANDYLYVSPLKMRKWMNFAFSKVQFTDSGIAYLILTKNDLVDWDLNYEEIKTSLLTMAGISEIKIWFTVIEYQDQLKLSLRSRDYEVNKIAQKYNGGGHRLAAGAKLVSLEEVPTLILELEELLIKG; from the coding sequence ATGTTAGACATTAAAAAAAGCGAAATTTTAATAGAAAAAATTAAACAATACAATAAGATCATTATTGCAAAGCATAAGCTACCGGACTGAGATGCTCAAGGTAGTGCTATGGGACTTGCTTATATTATTGAAAAAAATTTTGATAATAAAACTATTTATGTTGTTGGTGATAGACTAAATGATGATACTGATTTTTTAGCTAATCAAATTAGTGATCAGTTTGTAAGTGATTCATTGTTAATTACAGTTGATACAGCGGTTAAATCTAGAGTTGATTTTGACAGATTTGATTTAGCTAAAGAAACGTTTAAAATAGATCATCACATTAACGTTGAAGATTATGCAGATAATGATTTAATTTTAGATTCATCAATTGCTAATACAATGGTTATTAGTTTATGAGCAATGCAAATGAATTTAATAATTCCTAAAAAAGCGGCTCACAACTTATATTTAGGACTGTTAACTGATTCAGGAAGATTTTTATATGATAAAACTGATACCAAAACTTTTATGGTTGCTTCTAAATTATTAGAATTTGGAGCTGATCTAAAAAAAGCTAATGACTATTTATATGTCTCACCACTAAAAATGAGAAAATGAATGAACTTTGCCTTTTCAAAAGTTCAATTCACTGATTCAGGAATAGCCTATCTTATCTTGACTAAAAATGACTTAGTTGACTGAGACTTAAACTATGAAGAAATAAAAACTTCATTACTAACTATGGCAGGAATTTCTGAAATTAAGATCTGATTTACAGTTATTGAATATCAAGATCAATTAAAATTATCATTAAGAAGTAGAGATTATGAAGTTAATAAAATTGCTCAAAAATATAATGGTGGAGGACATAGATTAGCTGCTGGAGCTAAACTGGTTTCACTAGAAGAAGTCCCAACACTAATACTTGAATTAGAAGAACTATTAATTAAGGGGTAA
- a CDS encoding L-threonylcarbamoyladenylate synthase has protein sequence MLKKHEESKAIELLKQNKIIILPTDTIYGLSAIYSLENEQKINLIKNADINKKLIILISNLDQLNDLKIIDDHDKNYLVLDQPTTVIFATSNNLTIAVRLVKRTDIKNIINQVGPIISTSVNLHGSKPLKKYQDLKEFNKKITLFFDTELNGSPSKIYDSINKKYIR, from the coding sequence ATGTTAAAAAAACATGAAGAAAGTAAAGCTATTGAATTATTAAAACAAAATAAAATAATCATTTTACCAACCGATACAATTTATGGGCTATCAGCTATTTATAGTCTAGAAAATGAACAAAAAATCAATCTTATTAAAAATGCTGATATTAATAAAAAACTAATTATTTTAATATCTAATTTAGACCAATTAAACGATTTAAAAATAATAGATGATCATGATAAAAATTACTTAGTATTAGATCAACCAACGACCGTGATTTTTGCAACTAGTAACAACTTAACAATTGCTGTTAGATTAGTAAAAAGAACTGATATTAAAAATATCATTAATCAGGTTGGTCCAATTATTTCAACAAGCGTTAATTTACATGGATCAAAACCATTAAAAAAATACCAAGATTTAAAAGAATTTAATAAAAAAATAACGTTATTTTTTGATACGGAATTAAATGGATCACCATCAAAAATTTATGATTCAATCAATAAAAAATATATTAGATAA
- the prmC gene encoding peptide chain release factor N(5)-glutamine methyltransferase: MISIYKVFNKILNNKNISCSKADVYTILSHILKKDYQWIASNLDYNLSDHQLTQLEKILNLLETNYPLAYITKSKYFYKHNFYVDKNVLIPRIESEQIIDLVYDFVKNNNNLTITDLCTGSGCLGITLALLNSLNNVLLIDIDDNALNIARKNLKKFNLHNIRVLKSNFIKVLIDQSIKSNVLVCNPPYIDANDQTLSENVKLYEPNIALFASDRGLYFYKKLINNIDKIMDLDQNFIIVLEFGWNQKKIIEEILKDNCLKYNWEFKRDHYGNWRNLVIKNF; encoded by the coding sequence ATGATTAGTATATATAAAGTTTTTAACAAAATTTTAAATAACAAAAACATCAGCTGTTCTAAAGCTGATGTTTATACTATTTTAAGTCATATTTTAAAAAAAGATTACCAGTGGATCGCTTCTAACTTAGATTACAATCTTTCTGATCATCAGCTAACTCAACTTGAAAAAATCCTAAATTTATTAGAAACAAATTACCCATTAGCTTATATTACAAAGAGTAAATATTTTTATAAACATAATTTTTATGTTGACAAAAATGTTTTAATTCCAAGAATTGAATCAGAACAAATTATTGATCTAGTTTATGATTTTGTAAAAAACAACAATAATTTAACTATTACTGATTTATGTACTGGTAGTGGATGTTTAGGCATTACCCTAGCATTATTAAATAGCTTAAATAATGTTTTGTTAATTGATATAGATGATAATGCACTAAATATTGCTCGTAAAAATCTTAAAAAATTTAATTTACATAATATTAGAGTTTTAAAATCTAATTTTATTAAAGTCCTTATAGATCAATCAATTAAATCAAATGTTTTGGTTTGTAACCCTCCATATATTGATGCCAATGATCAAACACTTTCTGAAAATGTTAAGTTATATGAACCTAATATTGCTTTATTTGCTAGTGATCGTGGCTTATATTTTTATAAAAAATTAATCAATAACATTGATAAAATTATGGATTTAGATCAAAATTTCATTATAGTCTTAGAATTTGGTTGAAACCAAAAAAAAATTATTGAAGAAATATTAAAAGATAATTGTTTAAAATATAATTGAGAATTTAAAAGAGATCATTACGGTAATTGAAGAAATCTAGTCATTAAAAATTTTTAG
- the rpmE gene encoding 50S ribosomal protein L31, with amino-acid sequence MPKSDIQPKYFNEAKFVCTTCSNEWICGTTKAEEVRIDICSNCHPFFTGAQTFVNNAGRVEQFKSKFAKRDSIKATVEKHSADQKAKNKTSK; translated from the coding sequence ATGCCAAAAAGTGATATTCAACCAAAATACTTTAATGAAGCAAAATTTGTTTGCACAACTTGTTCAAATGAATGAATTTGTGGAACTACTAAAGCAGAAGAAGTAAGAATTGATATTTGTTCAAATTGTCACCCTTTCTTTACAGGTGCCCAAACATTTGTTAATAATGCTGGACGTGTTGAACAATTTAAATCTAAATTTGCAAAAAGAGACTCAATTAAAGCAACTGTTGAAAAACATTCAGCTGATCAAAAAGCTAAAAATAAAACAAGTAAATAA
- a CDS encoding thymidine kinase produces the protein MNDINETEMSCSNNKMGWIELITGCMFAGKTEEFIRRIRVLSYAKKKVVVFKPGIDQRYSKHHVASHSGTMLDSYIVQNSSDIRKIIDNENLTKIVDVVGIDEVQFLDEDIVELIDQLADQGIIVIVNGLDKDFRSKPFKNVDKLLALAEFVTKLRARCHICGNFANRSQRIVDGEPAKWDSPLILVDGTESYEARCRSCYVLPKKED, from the coding sequence ATGAATGATATAAACGAAACTGAAATGAGTTGTTCAAATAATAAAATGGGATGAATTGAATTAATTACTGGTTGTATGTTTGCTGGAAAAACCGAAGAATTTATCAGAAGAATTAGAGTTTTATCATATGCAAAGAAAAAGGTTGTAGTTTTTAAACCTGGAATTGATCAGCGTTATTCAAAACACCATGTAGCTTCTCATTCTGGAACTATGCTTGATTCGTATATTGTGCAAAACAGTAGTGATATCAGAAAAATAATTGATAATGAAAATTTAACTAAGATAGTTGACGTTGTAGGTATTGATGAAGTACAATTTCTTGATGAAGATATTGTTGAATTAATTGATCAACTAGCAGATCAAGGAATTATTGTAATTGTTAACGGATTAGATAAAGATTTTAGATCTAAGCCCTTTAAAAATGTTGATAAATTATTAGCTTTAGCTGAATTTGTTACCAAATTAAGAGCACGATGCCATATATGTGGAAATTTTGCAAATCGATCACAACGAATTGTTGATGGCGAACCTGCAAAATGAGATTCACCATTAATTCTTGTTGATGGAACTGAGAGTTATGAAGCGCGATGCCGATCTTGTTATGTGCTGCCTAAAAAGGAGGATTAG
- the fba gene encoding class II fructose-1,6-bisphosphate aldolase, whose amino-acid sequence MPKLYHKRLVNATKMVNDAHKNKYAIGHFNINNLEWTKSILEAAQASNTPVILATSEGAIKYMGGIETVVGMVNGLLDFLDITVPVALHLDHGQSVEMAKKCILAGYSSVMFDGSHLPYEENLKMTKELVEFAKEYEVSVEAEIGSIGGEEDGVVGQGELGDSAQAKEISTTGISMLAAGIGNIHGKYPSWWTSLSFDTLNSLQKACNMPMVLHGGSGVPQEQVKKAISLGISKINVNTELQLAFRDATRKYIEEQKDLDDAKKGFDPRKLLKPGCDALKQTFLELTEWFGCKNKA is encoded by the coding sequence ATGCCAAAGTTATATCATAAAAGACTAGTCAATGCTACTAAAATGGTTAATGATGCCCATAAAAATAAATATGCAATTGGACATTTTAATATCAATAACTTAGAATGAACAAAATCAATTTTAGAAGCTGCTCAAGCTTCTAATACACCAGTTATTTTAGCAACCAGTGAAGGTGCTATTAAATATATGGGCGGGATTGAAACTGTTGTAGGAATGGTTAATGGATTATTGGACTTTTTAGATATTACAGTTCCTGTTGCTTTACATTTAGATCATGGTCAATCAGTTGAAATGGCTAAAAAATGTATTCTGGCAGGTTATTCATCAGTGATGTTTGACGGTTCACATTTACCATATGAAGAAAATCTAAAAATGACTAAAGAACTAGTTGAATTCGCAAAAGAATATGAAGTTTCAGTTGAAGCTGAAATTGGTTCAATTGGTGGTGAAGAAGATGGTGTTGTTGGACAAGGAGAGCTAGGTGATTCAGCTCAAGCAAAAGAAATTTCAACAACAGGAATTTCAATGTTAGCTGCTGGAATTGGAAACATTCATGGGAAATATCCAAGCTGATGAACTTCACTATCATTCGATACTTTAAACTCACTGCAAAAAGCATGCAACATGCCAATGGTATTGCATGGTGGATCAGGTGTTCCACAAGAACAAGTTAAAAAAGCAATTTCACTAGGAATTTCAAAAATTAATGTTAATACTGAATTACAATTAGCATTTAGAGATGCAACTAGAAAATATATTGAAGAACAAAAAGATCTAGATGATGCTAAAAAAGGATTCGATCCTCGTAAATTGCTAAAACCAGGTTGTGATGCTTTAAAACAAACTTTTTTAGAATTAACAGAATGATTTGGATGCAAAAACAAAGCTTAA